The Phyllopteryx taeniolatus isolate TA_2022b chromosome 9, UOR_Ptae_1.2, whole genome shotgun sequence genome contains a region encoding:
- the LOC133483897 gene encoding galactose-specific lectin nattectin-like isoform X2: MRTGDRCPEGWTQLNNRCYIYKDEYLTFDQAESACKLSGGKLASIHTHLQTVVVNELIEVPFKENGVWIGLYTDVQGEPMWTDGSNVVFDFELQEFLPAGCVAIQINGFQWSLTECTTEQPYICARDVFQCVSICKEDKL, from the exons GTGATAGATGCCCTGAGGGCTGGACTCAGTTAAACAATCGCTGTTACATCTACAAAGACGAATATCTGACATTTGATCAAGCAGAG aGCGCTTGCAAACTTTCCGGTGGGAAACTAGCGTCCATTCATACTCATCTGCAGACTGTTGTGGTTAACGAGCTCATTGAAGTGCCTTTCAAAGAAAACGGCGTCTGGATTGGACTCTACACGGATGTGCAG GGCGAGCCGATGTGGACTGACGGCTCAAACGTAGTTTTCGACTTTGAGCTTCAGGAATTTCTCCCCGCGGGCTGTGTAGCGATTCAGATAAACG gGTTTCAATGGAGTCTTACCGAATGCACCACGGAACAGCCCTACATTTGTGCCAGAGATGTGTTCCAGTGCGTATCCATTTGCAAAGAAGACAAACTGTGA